TCGGGTATACCTACAGAATCTTTCATTTTTCCGCCATTGGCATTGATAATTGCAATCTCAGCTGCAGGAACAGAAGATGACCCGTGAAGAACGATGGGGAATCCGGGGATTCTTTTTTCAATTTCTTCAAGGATATCGAAACGCAGGGGAGGGGGAATAAGAACGCCGTCGGCATTTCTGGTACACTGAGCGGGAGTGAACTTATTGGCTCCGTGAGAAGTTCCGATAGAGATAGCCAGTGAATCTACATTGGTTTTCTTTACAAATTCTTCTACTTCTGCAGGTCTGGTGTATGTAGACTTTTCAGCCACTACATCATCTTCAACACCTGCAAGAACTCCGAGTTCTGCCTCAACAGATACATCGAACTTATGAGCATACTCTACTACTTTTTTAGTAAGAGCAACATTCTCTTCGAAAGAGTGATGTGAAGCGTCTATCATTACTGAAGAGAATCCATTGTCAATACAGTCTTTACACAGTTCAAAAGTATCACCATGATCCAGGTGCAGTGCAATAGGAATCTCATAACCGAGTTCCTTCGCATACTCTACAGCACCTTTTGCCATGTTTCTCAGAAGAGTTGCATTGGCATATTTACGGGCACCGGACGATACCTGCAAAATTACGGGTGATTTTGTTTCAACACAAGCCTGAATGATTGCCTGCATCTGCTCCATGTTGGTGAAGTTGTATGCGGGAATTGCGTATCCGCCGGCTACAGCTTTTTTAAACATTTCTCTTGTATTAGATAATCCAAGATCTTTATAACTAGTCATTATTTACTCCTTCGAAAGTAAAGGTCCATTTGTATGGGTAAAATATAGGCATCAGTAAAAATTCTGTCAAGGGAAGAGCCCAATAAATCCTTACTGTTTCAAAAAATGGGCCTTTTGGAATCATATTGAAACGCTGCCTATAATTCTGTTCAAAAATGATTGACCAAGCCTGTTCAGACATGTAATATAGCCATGGTGTTGCCGGTGTGGTGGAATTGGTAGACACCCGAGACTTAAAATCTCGTGGGCGCAAGCCCGTACCGGTTCAAGTCCGGTCACCGGCACAAACTTGAGAAGGCTAATTTGTTGTAATATAACAAATTAGCCTTTTTTGTTTTAGGGTTTGTATGCAAAAGTTTTGACAAACCGCTGTTCGTGTAGAAATTTTCTTATATGAAACAGCCTTACAGATTCTTGGATCGTAAAATAAGTCTTTATGTTATGTTTACTCATACACCCTACAATTGGATGCAATAATTGGGATGATGCCATTCGCTGGGCTGAATCAAATAGAGATGCGGCCGGACAGGTCAGGAAGGAAATTCCCACATTTAAACAGTTCTCTGATGGCTTCTTTGTCCCTGGTAATGAGTTTTGGATGAAGCGTCTCAAACGGAAAAAGAAGACCTATGCATCTGACTATTTCAATGCTCATCTGGGGAGACTTGATAACTATATCCTTGAAGAGTTCGGCGGTCGTCTTATCAGCAGTATTTCTACTGAAGATATTGATAACTGGTTCCTGGACCTGGTTTCAGTCCGGACAAAGAAAGAACTATCTGAC
The sequence above is a segment of the Oceanispirochaeta sp. genome. Coding sequences within it:
- a CDS encoding class II fructose-bisphosphate aldolase, whose product is MTSYKDLGLSNTREMFKKAVAGGYAIPAYNFTNMEQMQAIIQACVETKSPVILQVSSGARKYANATLLRNMAKGAVEYAKELGYEIPIALHLDHGDTFELCKDCIDNGFSSVMIDASHHSFEENVALTKKVVEYAHKFDVSVEAELGVLAGVEDDVVAEKSTYTRPAEVEEFVKKTNVDSLAISIGTSHGANKFTPAQCTRNADGVLIPPPLRFDILEEIEKRIPGFPIVLHGSSSVPAAEIAIINANGGKMKDSVGIPEEQLRRATKSAVCKINIDSDGRIVMTAAVRKVFADKPEEFDPRKYLGPARDALKEMYKGKNENVLGSAGKA